A single window of Vicinamibacteria bacterium DNA harbors:
- a CDS encoding DUF4390 domain-containing protein, with protein sequence MTESAGVRIDRAPILIGLMMVSLLLTPLPAGAAEIKDLVPVVRGERIFVSFRLDEAFTEEIEHAIATGLEVSFRYNVQLKRVRGIWFDREIAARQIITTVAYDNLTKRYSLTREIDGEIDATDVASDAETMRRFMTRFDSLGMFDVSLMEPNEEHYLRVNGVIRERNLLLLIPWDVGAGWKEAHFTYVR encoded by the coding sequence GTGACGGAGAGCGCGGGGGTACGAATCGACCGAGCACCGATTCTCATCGGACTGATGATGGTATCTCTGCTGCTGACCCCGCTCCCCGCCGGAGCGGCGGAGATCAAAGATCTCGTTCCCGTCGTGCGGGGCGAGCGGATCTTCGTGAGCTTCCGCCTCGACGAGGCATTTACCGAGGAGATCGAGCACGCCATTGCCACCGGGCTCGAGGTCAGCTTTCGCTACAATGTGCAGTTGAAGAGGGTGCGCGGCATCTGGTTCGATCGCGAGATCGCCGCTCGGCAGATAATCACGACCGTGGCTTACGACAATCTGACGAAGCGTTACAGCCTCACGAGGGAGATCGATGGTGAGATAGACGCCACTGACGTCGCGTCCGACGCGGAAACCATGAGGCGGTTCATGACCAGGTTCGACTCGCTGGGAATGTTCGACGTGTCGCTGATGGAGCCGAACGAGGAGCACTATCTACGTGTCAATGGCGTGATTCGAGAGCGAAACCTCTTGCTGCTCATCCCATGGGACGTCGGCGCTGGTTGGAAAGAGGCGCACTTCACCTACGTGCGGTAA
- the nrdR gene encoding transcriptional regulator NrdR yields MKCPFCGHVADKVVDSRESKEGEAIRRRRQCLKCERRFTSYERIDRIDYRVVKKDGRRERFDREKLLGGILKACEKRAVPVTRLEAIVDRVEHRLHDSPDKEVTTNEIGEFVMSELKGLDQVAYVRFASVYRDFKDANEFVETIRSLLGRHDLTVGSE; encoded by the coding sequence TTGAAGTGTCCCTTTTGCGGCCACGTGGCCGACAAGGTGGTCGATTCGCGGGAGAGCAAAGAGGGTGAGGCCATTCGTCGTCGTCGCCAGTGTCTGAAATGTGAACGGCGTTTCACCAGCTACGAAAGGATCGATCGAATCGACTACCGCGTAGTCAAGAAGGATGGGCGGCGCGAGCGGTTCGATCGGGAGAAGCTGCTCGGCGGGATCCTCAAAGCCTGCGAGAAGCGAGCGGTTCCTGTAACCCGGCTGGAGGCAATCGTGGACCGCGTCGAGCACCGGCTTCACGACAGCCCCGACAAGGAAGTGACCACCAACGAGATTGGCGAGTTCGTCATGTCCGAGCTCAAGGGACTGGATCAGGTCGCCTACGTAAGATTCGCCTCGGTCTACCGCGACTTCAAGGACGCGAACGAGTTCGTCGAGACCATTCGCTCGCTTCTCGGGAGACACGACCTCACCGTGGGGAGCGAATGA